One window of Microbacterium sp. Root61 genomic DNA carries:
- a CDS encoding enolase C-terminal domain-like protein, with protein sequence MSILTIRSVTLRKLRWRTQGRTQDRSGFYPVAWDDGIATQTGYVLELATDAGITGEYTWTTGVNGHAAQQIESVAGWLVGQDAFQRERIWADLHRAWRKYDRLGIGPIDCALWDIAGKAYEASLSQMLGGYRERLPAYASTLFGDDEGAGPLGTPEAFADFARECVDLGYRAVKIHGWNNGDIEREIRNVRGVRTAVGPDIALMLDPSGAYETFGDVLSVGRALDEEQFYWYEDPGKEGGTSAFAYKKLRELIRTPLLQGEHVRGLQAHADQVLAGGTDFMRADAGLDGGVTGVLKIAHLAEALGIDVELHGPSPVHRHIMSALRNSNFYEMGLVAPSLRQISFGGFADYSDDLAEVDANGTVGIPRGHGLATPLDQEWIAAHQIDELVFD encoded by the coding sequence ATGAGTATCCTCACCATCCGCTCCGTGACCCTCCGCAAGCTCCGCTGGCGAACACAGGGGCGCACACAGGACAGATCCGGGTTCTACCCGGTCGCGTGGGATGACGGCATCGCGACGCAGACCGGCTACGTGCTGGAACTCGCGACGGACGCCGGCATCACGGGCGAGTACACCTGGACGACGGGGGTCAACGGACACGCCGCGCAGCAGATCGAGTCCGTCGCCGGCTGGCTCGTCGGCCAGGATGCCTTCCAGCGCGAACGCATCTGGGCGGACCTGCATCGCGCGTGGCGCAAGTATGACCGGCTCGGCATCGGGCCGATCGACTGCGCACTGTGGGACATCGCCGGGAAGGCCTACGAAGCATCCCTCTCCCAAATGCTGGGAGGCTACCGCGAACGCCTGCCCGCCTATGCCTCGACGCTCTTCGGCGACGACGAGGGTGCCGGCCCGCTGGGCACCCCTGAGGCGTTCGCGGACTTCGCACGGGAGTGCGTGGATCTCGGGTACCGCGCCGTCAAGATCCACGGTTGGAACAACGGCGACATCGAGCGCGAGATCCGCAATGTCCGGGGCGTGCGTACGGCCGTCGGGCCGGACATCGCCCTCATGCTCGATCCCTCCGGAGCGTATGAGACGTTCGGCGATGTGCTCTCCGTGGGCCGCGCCCTCGACGAGGAGCAGTTCTACTGGTACGAGGATCCGGGCAAGGAGGGCGGAACCTCCGCGTTCGCGTACAAGAAGCTGCGCGAGCTCATCCGCACCCCATTGCTGCAGGGCGAGCACGTACGCGGACTGCAGGCGCACGCCGACCAGGTCCTCGCGGGAGGCACCGATTTCATGCGGGCGGACGCGGGTCTGGACGGCGGCGTCACGGGCGTCCTCAAGATCGCCCACCTGGCCGAGGCGCTCGGAATCGACGTCGAGCTGCACGGGCCGAGCCCGGTGCACCGCCACATCATGTCGGCGCTGCGCAACAGCAACTTCTACGAGATGGGACTGGTCGCGCCGAGCCTGCGGCAGATCTCCTTCGGCGGTTTCGCGGACTACTCCGACGATCTGGCCGAGGTCGATGCGAACGGCACTGTGGGCATCCCACGGGGGCACGGCCTGGCAACGCCGCTGGACCAGGAGTGGATCGCCGCGCATCAGATCGACGAGCTGGTCTTCGACTGA
- a CDS encoding Ldh family oxidoreductase — MTPGTQVRRVEAGTAIELTTAALMGVGSDEQNARIQAEHLVEAELRGHPSHGLRRLPTLVGRITAGLLDPNATPTFTWGASGALMVDGNLGFGPVTAYAAGDELLSRVAEVGVAVAAMHRTHHLGMLAPFVERFAEHGCIGLVLSSTEGLVHPWGGAGPLLGTNPLGAAVPAAGGGVTLDMSTGSVSAGKILDFAERGLELPAGWAVDVEGRATVDPAAAVLGSISPFGGAKGYALGLTLGAIVGVLTGTPFGPAVRGTLDTTSEVTKGDVIAVISIDAFGQDASSAVLAEYLEQVRASGVDGRRVTVPGDRSKTARTRALAQGIDVLEDLWDTLSELADAGPGISTDRAEQSA; from the coding sequence ATGACCCCGGGCACACAGGTGCGACGCGTGGAAGCGGGCACGGCCATCGAGCTCACGACAGCCGCGCTCATGGGCGTCGGGTCAGACGAGCAGAACGCGAGGATCCAAGCGGAGCATCTGGTCGAAGCCGAGCTGCGAGGGCATCCTTCGCATGGGCTGCGGCGCCTGCCGACACTCGTCGGCAGGATCACAGCGGGACTCCTGGACCCGAATGCGACGCCGACCTTCACCTGGGGTGCGAGCGGCGCGCTCATGGTCGACGGCAACCTCGGGTTCGGACCCGTGACCGCATACGCCGCAGGCGACGAGCTGCTCTCTCGGGTGGCGGAGGTCGGAGTCGCGGTCGCCGCTATGCACCGCACCCACCACCTGGGGATGCTTGCTCCCTTCGTCGAGCGGTTCGCCGAGCACGGCTGTATCGGCCTGGTGCTCTCTTCCACGGAGGGCCTCGTGCATCCGTGGGGCGGCGCGGGTCCTCTCCTCGGCACGAACCCGCTCGGCGCGGCGGTGCCCGCCGCGGGAGGCGGCGTCACGCTGGACATGTCGACCGGCTCCGTCTCAGCGGGCAAGATCCTCGACTTCGCCGAGCGCGGACTCGAGCTCCCGGCGGGATGGGCCGTGGACGTCGAGGGCCGTGCCACCGTGGATCCTGCCGCGGCGGTCCTCGGTTCCATTTCGCCGTTCGGCGGTGCGAAGGGCTATGCGCTCGGCCTCACGCTGGGTGCGATCGTCGGCGTGCTGACCGGTACGCCCTTCGGTCCGGCAGTCCGAGGCACGTTGGACACCACCAGCGAAGTCACGAAGGGCGATGTCATCGCTGTGATCAGCATCGACGCCTTCGGGCAGGATGCCTCCTCCGCAGTGCTTGCGGAGTATCTCGAACAGGTGCGCGCGAGCGGCGTGGACGGACGACGGGTGACCGTCCCGGGGGATCGATCCAAGACCGCGCGCACGCGCGCACTGGCGCAGGGCATCGACGTCCTCGAAGACCTTTGGGACACCCTGAGCGAACTCGCCGACGCGGGCCCGGGGATCTCGACCGACAGAGCGGAGCAGAGCGCATGA
- a CDS encoding IclR family transcriptional regulator encodes MDTERKKDGESSLSRGLSLLELFSPEENEMSISEMARRVGMPKSTTHRLVVDLLRWGALEKSRGGVRLGVRLFELGHLVPDHSRLRELAIPFAHSLNEITNLTSNLAVREGSEIIYIEKINSRDLKVPHSRIGGRLPMHCTALGKAILAYSSAQFVSSILEGELAQVTPKTITSPDALRREIAGVRQSRVAYDFEESQLGLFCVGAPIFARSGRVVGALSVTGATSRSQARSFAGVVLASSHALSHALGAPSSAFAAA; translated from the coding sequence ATGGACACCGAACGCAAGAAGGACGGCGAATCCTCGCTCTCACGCGGGTTGAGCCTCCTGGAGCTGTTCTCTCCAGAGGAGAACGAGATGTCGATCAGTGAGATGGCGCGCCGCGTCGGAATGCCCAAGTCGACCACCCATCGCCTCGTCGTTGACCTGCTGCGCTGGGGCGCACTGGAGAAGAGCCGGGGCGGAGTCCGCCTCGGCGTGCGGCTGTTCGAACTCGGGCACCTCGTCCCCGATCACAGCCGCCTGCGGGAGTTGGCGATCCCGTTCGCCCATTCGCTGAACGAGATCACGAACCTCACCTCCAATCTCGCCGTCCGCGAGGGCAGCGAGATCATCTACATCGAGAAGATCAACAGTCGTGATCTCAAGGTCCCGCATTCGCGCATCGGCGGGCGTCTGCCCATGCACTGCACTGCCCTCGGCAAGGCGATCCTCGCGTACAGCAGTGCGCAGTTCGTCAGTTCGATCCTCGAGGGCGAACTGGCGCAGGTGACACCGAAGACGATCACGTCGCCGGACGCGCTACGACGGGAGATCGCCGGCGTTCGCCAGTCTCGGGTGGCGTACGACTTCGAGGAGTCGCAGTTGGGTCTCTTCTGCGTCGGGGCGCCTATCTTCGCGCGCAGCGGTCGCGTCGTCGGAGCGCTGTCGGTAACCGGTGCGACGTCGCGCAGCCAGGCCCGCAGCTTCGCGGGGGTTGTCCTCGCCTCCTCTCACGCCCTGTCGCACGCGCTCGGCGCCCCCAGCAGCGCCTTCGCCGCAGCCTGA